One genomic region from Gemmatimonadaceae bacterium encodes:
- a CDS encoding carboxypeptidase regulatory-like domain-containing protein: MTIRRFLFVVAAALIPMVPPNDANAQQADVIRGRVTGPDSAAIENVVVTVTSISGNVSRTARTDRSGRFTITFPGGEGDYMVSFAALGYAARRFEVKRSADEEILVADTKLSRVGAILDPVMVTAERQKVQRNDAPPDVSGTERPLSNSAVPANLMGDLAAMAASLPGVQSVPGQDGAADGYSVLGLGADQNNTTLNGMQFGGSSLPRDASVASSVITSPYDVSRGGFSGAQMSLRTRSGSNFLTRGMSLNVDAPQMQWSDRAAQSLGQKYSNVSLGGTVSGPLKYDKAFYNVAYQLGRRANNLQTLLNTDSRGLQAVGVSSDSVARLISILNGERVPLTTDAIPGDRVGDQGSLFGSFDFAPPSSTTGQALNLSFNGNWNRQSPSSGFATELPAHSGDRTTWRGGVQARQNMYVRGLLSETSLGYSASRSWANPYLDMPTGAVRVNSSFDDGASGVQNLVFGGNQAMNSTQTTGSAALLNQLSWFSTNNKHRVKLTSELRRDGTVQEQASNLLGTFSFNSLADLQAARPVSFTRQLGSRERDVSQLVAGLSLGDSWRRTDNLQIQYGLRVDGNRFLADPALNPGVESVFGVRNDPVPGRLYVSPRMGFSWSYGRAPQIAGFEGAARGPRAVVRGGIGVFRNTPSANLVGVALDNTGLASGVQQITCIGMAAPVPDWNAYAANTASVPARCADGSTGSVFSSGAPNVTLFANDFSAPRSVRSNLQWSGPVLGNRFSAQLEGTYSLNLNQSGPMDLNFNPVTRFTLAGEDNRPVFVQPTSIFPATGVASPLDARLSQSFSRVTQLTSDLESQSRQVSLRLSPNTFSTNLSWSLSYVYSNVREQFRGFSSTVSNPLAVEWGRSSFDSRNQLVYNVGYNFFDFVRVNWFGQFRSGSPYTPMVAGDINGDGYANDRAFIPSLSDSDPALVSSVKSLLDNTSAEARSCLRKQLGTLAGRNSCQGPWFSSASMSVSFNPLKVRMPQRATLSFQLSNPLGAADLITHGSSNLRGWGQPSLPDQQLLYVRGFDPQTRRYKYEVNQRFGSTNQGVGSFRLPVTLTAMMRFDVGPTRERQMLTQQLDRGRRTEGTRAPEMMLKAIYGNGGIPNPLATILRQQDSLRLSGPQADSLATLNRIYTIRNDALWSPLTKYFAELPNGYDKDEAYDRYMSARKATIDLLARLAPGIKGLLTAEQRRKLPPFIASYLEPRYLASIRSGTAGFTGSSMFGAGAPVMMSSDMMVPGMGGGTQTIIIHR, from the coding sequence ATGACAATTCGTCGATTCTTGTTCGTCGTCGCAGCCGCGTTGATCCCGATGGTGCCCCCAAATGACGCAAATGCACAGCAGGCAGATGTAATCCGCGGCCGCGTGACGGGTCCGGACAGCGCGGCAATCGAGAACGTCGTCGTAACGGTGACCTCGATCTCCGGCAATGTCAGCCGGACCGCACGGACGGACCGCAGCGGACGCTTCACGATCACATTCCCCGGCGGCGAAGGCGACTACATGGTGTCCTTCGCAGCGCTCGGCTACGCCGCCAGACGATTCGAGGTCAAGCGCTCCGCGGACGAGGAGATTCTCGTCGCAGATACGAAGCTCTCCCGCGTAGGCGCGATCCTCGACCCGGTCATGGTCACGGCCGAGCGCCAGAAGGTGCAGCGGAATGACGCTCCTCCCGACGTCAGCGGAACCGAGCGACCCCTCAGCAACTCCGCGGTTCCGGCCAACCTCATGGGCGATCTGGCGGCGATGGCTGCCTCGCTCCCGGGCGTGCAGTCCGTCCCTGGCCAGGATGGAGCTGCCGACGGATATTCCGTCCTCGGACTCGGCGCCGATCAGAACAACACGACGCTCAACGGAATGCAGTTTGGCGGATCGAGCCTGCCGCGCGATGCGTCGGTAGCGAGCTCGGTCATCACGTCGCCGTACGACGTGTCGCGCGGCGGATTCAGCGGCGCGCAGATGTCGCTGCGCACGCGATCGGGGTCGAATTTCCTCACTCGCGGCATGAGTCTGAACGTGGATGCTCCCCAGATGCAGTGGAGCGATCGCGCGGCACAGTCTCTTGGGCAGAAATATTCGAATGTGTCGCTCGGCGGCACCGTGTCGGGCCCGCTCAAGTACGACAAGGCGTTCTACAACGTCGCATATCAGCTCGGCCGGCGGGCGAACAATCTGCAGACATTGCTCAATACGGATTCTCGCGGACTGCAGGCCGTTGGTGTGTCCTCCGATTCGGTGGCGCGCCTCATCTCGATTCTGAACGGAGAGAGAGTTCCGCTCACCACCGACGCCATCCCCGGCGATCGTGTCGGCGATCAAGGCTCGCTGTTCGGCAGCTTCGATTTCGCGCCGCCGTCTTCCACCACCGGACAGGCTCTCAACCTCTCGTTCAACGGAAACTGGAACCGGCAGAGTCCTTCGTCGGGTTTCGCCACCGAGTTGCCGGCGCACAGCGGAGATCGGACGACCTGGCGGGGCGGAGTGCAGGCGCGCCAGAACATGTATGTTCGCGGACTGCTCAGCGAGACGTCGCTCGGCTACAGCGCATCGAGGAGCTGGGCCAATCCGTATCTCGACATGCCGACGGGGGCGGTTCGCGTGAACTCCTCGTTCGATGACGGAGCGAGCGGCGTTCAGAATCTCGTCTTCGGCGGGAATCAGGCGATGAACAGCACGCAGACGACCGGCTCGGCTGCCCTGCTGAATCAACTGTCGTGGTTCAGCACCAATAACAAGCATCGCGTGAAGCTCACCAGCGAGCTCCGCAGGGACGGCACGGTGCAGGAGCAGGCGTCCAATCTGCTCGGGACGTTCTCGTTCAACTCGCTCGCCGATCTCCAGGCGGCACGGCCGGTGTCATTCACGCGACAGCTCGGATCCCGCGAGCGCGATGTAAGCCAGCTCGTCGCTGGCCTCTCCCTTGGCGACTCGTGGAGACGCACCGACAATCTTCAGATTCAGTACGGCCTCCGCGTGGATGGAAATCGCTTTCTCGCCGACCCCGCACTCAACCCGGGTGTCGAATCCGTTTTCGGCGTCCGCAACGATCCGGTGCCAGGCAGGCTCTACGTGAGCCCCCGCATGGGTTTCTCGTGGAGCTATGGGCGGGCTCCGCAGATTGCGGGCTTCGAAGGCGCGGCGCGCGGGCCTCGCGCCGTCGTGAGAGGTGGAATCGGTGTCTTCCGGAACACGCCATCGGCAAATCTCGTTGGCGTCGCGCTCGACAACACCGGGCTCGCAAGCGGCGTGCAGCAGATCACATGCATCGGCATGGCCGCTCCGGTTCCGGACTGGAACGCATACGCCGCAAATACCGCATCAGTTCCGGCGCGATGCGCCGATGGCTCGACCGGCAGCGTGTTCTCCAGCGGAGCGCCGAACGTGACTCTGTTCGCGAACGATTTCTCCGCTCCCAGAAGCGTGCGGTCGAATCTTCAGTGGAGTGGTCCGGTGCTGGGAAACCGATTCTCCGCGCAACTGGAGGGTACGTACTCGCTCAACCTGAATCAGTCGGGCCCCATGGATCTCAACTTCAATCCGGTCACCCGCTTCACTCTCGCCGGCGAGGACAATCGCCCCGTTTTCGTGCAGCCGACGAGCATCTTTCCGGCGACCGGCGTCGCTTCGCCGCTCGACGCGCGCTTGAGCCAGAGCTTCTCGCGCGTCACACAGCTCACCTCCGATCTCGAGTCGCAGAGCCGGCAGGTGAGCCTCAGACTCTCGCCCAATACGTTCAGCACGAACCTGAGCTGGAGTCTCTCCTACGTCTATTCAAACGTGCGCGAGCAGTTCCGCGGCTTCTCGAGCACCGTCAGCAATCCGCTGGCTGTCGAGTGGGGACGCTCGTCGTTCGATTCGCGAAACCAGCTCGTGTACAACGTCGGATACAACTTCTTCGACTTCGTGCGCGTGAACTGGTTCGGCCAGTTCCGCTCCGGATCGCCGTACACGCCGATGGTCGCCGGCGACATCAACGGAGACGGGTACGCCAACGATCGCGCGTTTATCCCGAGTCTCTCCGATTCGGACCCCGCACTCGTCAGCTCGGTGAAATCGTTGCTGGACAACACATCAGCCGAAGCCCGCAGCTGTCTCCGGAAGCAGCTCGGCACTCTTGCCGGGCGCAACAGCTGTCAGGGCCCGTGGTTCTCGTCGGCGTCCATGTCGGTGTCGTTCAATCCGCTGAAGGTGCGGATGCCACAGCGCGCCACGCTCTCGTTCCAGCTTTCGAATCCTCTCGGCGCCGCCGATCTGATCACGCACGGCTCGAGCAACCTGCGCGGATGGGGACAGCCGTCGTTACCCGACCAGCAGCTGCTGTACGTGCGCGGCTTCGATCCTCAGACCCGCCGCTACAAGTACGAAGTGAACCAGCGCTTCGGGTCCACTAATCAGGGCGTTGGATCGTTCCGCCTCCCGGTGACGCTGACCGCGATGATGCGGTTCGACGTTGGCCCGACGCGAGAGCGGCAGATGCTGACCCAGCAGCTCGACCGCGGACGCCGAACGGAGGGAACCAGGGCGCCCGAGATGATGCTCAAGGCGATCTACGGCAACGGCGGCATCCCCAATCCGCTGGCGACGATTCTTCGCCAGCAGGATTCGCTGCGCCTTAGCGGTCCGCAGGCCGACAGTCTCGCGACGCTGAATCGTATCTACACGATTCGCAACGACGCTCTCTGGTCGCCACTCACGAAGTATTTTGCGGAGCTGCCCAACGGCTATGACAAGGATGAGGCATACGATCGCTACATGAGCGCGAGAAAGGCGACGATCGATCTGCTCGCCAGGCTCGCGCCGGGCATCAAGGGCCTTCTCACTGCCGAACAGCGCCGCAAGCTTCCGCCCTTCATCGCCAGCTATCTCGAACCGCGATACCTCGCGTCGATCCGCTCCGGTACCGCCGGCTTTACCGGAAGCTCAATGTTCGGCGCGGGAGCACCCGTCATGATGAGCAGCGACATGATGGTGCCGGGGATGGGCGGTGGAACACAGACCATCATCATCCACCGTTGA
- a CDS encoding HAD-IB family phosphatase, with protein MTPASAPHFATVILDVDSTLCGIEGIDWLAARRGPAVAKRVAAETERAMRGDIPLEDVYAARLSLVRPRREDVDALGRAYIETLAPGAVSSVAAWRANGVCVILMSSAIRHSILRVAQHIGLGADDVHAVDVRFDAIGAYLGFDRSSPLATATGKREMLSHLDLPHPMLAVGDGSTDLMMRGVADAFAAYTGFVSRPRVTEKADFVVASFDDISSLVLNKAPAPGVWLQ; from the coding sequence ATGACCCCCGCGTCAGCGCCGCACTTTGCGACGGTGATTCTCGACGTGGACTCGACGCTGTGCGGCATCGAAGGCATTGACTGGCTTGCGGCGCGGCGTGGTCCCGCTGTGGCGAAGCGCGTAGCCGCCGAGACTGAGCGCGCAATGCGGGGCGACATTCCGCTCGAAGATGTGTATGCGGCGCGGTTATCACTCGTTCGGCCGCGCCGCGAGGATGTGGACGCGCTCGGACGCGCATACATCGAGACGCTGGCGCCGGGCGCTGTGTCGTCGGTCGCCGCGTGGCGGGCAAATGGGGTCTGCGTGATCCTGATGAGCAGCGCAATCCGGCATTCCATCCTTCGCGTGGCACAGCACATCGGACTTGGCGCCGACGATGTCCACGCGGTGGACGTCAGGTTCGACGCGATCGGCGCATATCTCGGATTCGACCGCTCGTCGCCACTCGCCACCGCAACCGGAAAGCGTGAGATGCTGTCCCACCTCGACCTGCCTCACCCGATGCTCGCCGTCGGGGACGGAAGCACCGATCTCATGATGCGCGGGGTCGCGGACGCGTTCGCCGCTTACACTGGATTCGTCTCCCGGCCCAGGGTGACGGAGAAAGCTGATTTCGTCGTGGCATCGTTCGACGACATCAGCTCGCTCGTCCTCAACAAAGCCCCGGCGCCGGGAGTATGGCTCCAGTAG
- the msrA gene encoding peptide-methionine (S)-S-oxide reductase MsrA encodes MNSPVARIALAVLVIPVAFVALSSRSGSALAAAPSSVPAPAVDNALASAPGQETAIFAGGCFWGIQAVFQHVKGVKSAVSGYAGGHTASPSYEEVSSGATGHAESVRVVFDPSKVSYGQLLRVFFAVAHDATQLNRQGPDVGTQYRSEIFYTNEAQKKIAVAYIEQLGRANVFSRPIVTKISAIGTFTVAEDYHQNYATLHPNDLYIRINDAPKVESLKKDLSQLYKSDLSSWK; translated from the coding sequence ATGAACAGCCCAGTCGCCCGAATCGCACTCGCAGTGCTCGTGATTCCCGTCGCGTTTGTCGCTCTATCCAGCCGATCCGGGTCCGCCCTGGCGGCTGCGCCATCGTCCGTGCCCGCCCCTGCGGTGGACAACGCACTCGCCAGCGCGCCCGGACAGGAGACGGCCATTTTCGCCGGCGGATGCTTCTGGGGAATCCAGGCCGTATTCCAACATGTGAAGGGAGTGAAGTCGGCGGTGTCGGGTTACGCGGGCGGTCACACCGCATCTCCTTCATATGAAGAGGTGAGCTCAGGCGCGACCGGGCATGCGGAGTCGGTGAGAGTAGTCTTCGATCCATCGAAGGTGTCGTACGGCCAGCTTCTTCGAGTGTTCTTCGCCGTCGCGCACGATGCGACGCAGCTCAACCGCCAGGGTCCGGACGTCGGTACTCAGTACCGGTCCGAGATCTTCTACACGAACGAAGCGCAGAAGAAGATAGCGGTGGCCTACATCGAACAGCTTGGCAGGGCGAACGTTTTCAGCAGGCCCATCGTGACGAAGATCTCCGCCATCGGCACGTTCACAGTCGCCGAGGATTACCACCAGAATTACGCCACGCTTCACCCCAACGATCTGTACATCAGGATCAATGACGCGCCAAAGGTCGAGAGCCTGAAGAAGGACCTCAGCCAGCTCTACAAGAGCGACTTGTCGAGCTGGAAGTAG
- a CDS encoding SIMPL domain-containing protein (The SIMPL domain is named for its presence in mouse protein SIMPL (signalling molecule that associates with mouse pelle-like kinase). Bacterial member BP26, from Brucella, was shown to assemble into a channel-like structure, while YggE from E. coli has been associated with resistance to oxidative stress.), translated as MTRELSVSGDRDIARPLILAAGMALAGLLIGGGFAKARSADRFVTVKGISEREVQADLAIWPLRVVAASDDLAVANAQLQSSLGKIRTFLSANQIDASQAQLQDFSVTDAQTNQYSGGSSIGGIRRASQGIFEILPRDQAEGITEASQIVKTVRVVSTIDYALSK; from the coding sequence GTGACAAGGGAGCTCAGCGTGAGTGGCGATCGCGACATCGCACGTCCATTGATTCTCGCCGCGGGGATGGCCCTCGCCGGATTGTTGATTGGTGGCGGCTTCGCCAAGGCGCGGTCGGCCGACCGGTTCGTAACGGTGAAAGGAATCTCCGAGCGCGAGGTTCAGGCCGACCTCGCGATCTGGCCGCTTCGAGTCGTCGCCGCAAGCGACGACCTCGCGGTCGCGAACGCGCAGCTCCAGTCGAGTCTCGGGAAGATCCGCACATTCCTCTCCGCCAATCAGATAGATGCGTCGCAGGCGCAGCTGCAGGATTTCTCCGTCACCGACGCGCAGACCAACCAGTACTCCGGTGGGAGCAGCATCGGCGGGATTCGGCGGGCCAGCCAGGGAATATTCGAGATCCTTCCTCGCGATCAGGCGGAGGGAATCACCGAGGCGAGCCAGATCGTGAAGACCGTGCGGGTGGTATCCACGATTGATTACGCCTTGAGCAAATAA
- a CDS encoding TldD/PmbA family protein: MRPRSLFSSSASVENLLSAEQAKALADRVLGMAKADETRVAISSDWSGNTRFAGGEITTSGESTDTTITVVSTIGKRRASASTNVLEDASLHRTVDLAERLAKLSPDDPEIMPELGAQTYALVRGFIDMTANLGGDARAVAAKRVIDTAAQTGRAAGDVFVAGFLEANATARALANNRGLFAYHRSTDANLSTTVRTPDGTGSGWASAGARNWGAIDPAALGARAAEKAVASRNPTAIEPGMYTVVLEPQAVADLVPQLGGAFNGRSADEGRSPFSKRGGGTKLGEKIADERVTLYSDPTDSDLLTTPFDGEGFPLQRRVWIENGILKNLTYSRYWAQKQGVQPTGGGGGGGGGGGGGGGGGGFGGGFPGGLKMAGGNKSLDELIAGTQRGILVTHFFYIRSLDQRTVMLTGLTRDGTFLIENGKITRSLKNFRWNESPLFMLSKIEEIGRAEPTSAGQVMPGIRAKDFNFTSLSDAV; the protein is encoded by the coding sequence GTGAGGCCCCGCTCACTTTTCAGCTCGTCCGCGTCAGTGGAGAATCTTCTTTCGGCCGAGCAGGCAAAGGCGCTCGCTGATCGCGTCCTCGGAATGGCAAAGGCCGACGAGACGCGTGTAGCCATATCCAGCGACTGGAGCGGCAATACGCGATTCGCCGGCGGGGAGATCACGACCTCCGGCGAGAGCACGGACACGACGATCACCGTCGTCAGCACGATCGGCAAGCGCCGCGCTTCGGCCTCGACGAACGTTCTCGAGGACGCATCGCTCCACCGCACCGTGGACCTCGCGGAACGGCTGGCGAAACTATCTCCCGACGATCCGGAGATCATGCCCGAGCTGGGCGCGCAGACCTACGCGCTGGTTCGCGGATTCATTGACATGACCGCGAACCTTGGCGGCGATGCGCGCGCGGTGGCGGCAAAGCGTGTGATAGATACGGCCGCTCAGACTGGTCGCGCAGCCGGTGACGTGTTCGTCGCCGGATTTCTCGAGGCCAACGCGACGGCGCGCGCACTTGCCAATAATCGGGGGCTCTTCGCGTACCACCGCTCGACGGACGCCAATCTCTCGACGACCGTGCGCACGCCTGACGGGACCGGTTCCGGCTGGGCTTCGGCGGGCGCGCGCAACTGGGGCGCGATCGACCCTGCCGCTCTCGGTGCCCGCGCGGCGGAGAAGGCGGTCGCTTCGCGGAATCCGACGGCAATCGAGCCAGGCATGTACACCGTCGTTCTCGAGCCGCAGGCAGTCGCCGATCTCGTCCCGCAACTCGGCGGCGCGTTCAACGGTCGTTCCGCCGACGAAGGACGGAGTCCGTTCTCCAAGCGCGGCGGCGGAACGAAGCTCGGCGAGAAGATCGCCGACGAGCGTGTCACGCTGTACTCGGACCCCACTGACTCGGATCTGCTCACGACGCCGTTCGACGGCGAGGGATTCCCGCTCCAGCGGCGCGTCTGGATCGAGAATGGAATTCTCAAGAACCTCACCTACTCACGGTACTGGGCGCAGAAGCAGGGCGTCCAACCCACGGGCGGCGGTGGTGGAGGCGGTGGTGGAGGCGGTGGTGGTGGAGGCGGAGGAGGTTTCGGCGGCGGATTCCCCGGCGGGCTCAAGATGGCCGGTGGCAACAAGTCGCTCGACGAGCTGATCGCCGGCACTCAGCGCGGAATTCTCGTCACGCATTTCTTCTACATCCGGTCGCTCGACCAGAGGACCGTGATGCTCACCGGACTGACGCGCGATGGCACGTTCCTTATCGAGAACGGAAAGATCACGCGCAGTCTCAAGAACTTCCGCTGGAACGAGAGCCCGCTGTTCATGCTCAGCAAGATCGAGGAAATCGGACGCGCCGAGCCGACGTCCGCCGGGCAGGTCATGCCAGGCATCCGCGCGAAAGACTTCAACTTCACTTCGCTGTCGGACGCGGTGTAG
- a CDS encoding FAD-binding oxidoreductase — protein sequence MTRDADVLFAHSRDASGIELVPEGVARASSVDDVVEVVRFAAGTGTAVTPAGSQTSMTAASITDHGLILSLAAMTRIADVDVERRVARVEPGVRIGDLNRTLAEHGLMFAPDPTSEEDATIGGAIACNASGARSLHYGPTRNHVNALSIVHADGEVACYSRFRPEKNAVGYAAAQDPVDWFVGSEGTLGIVVEAELSLVRIPFTPIGLAIPFRTETAALDFVVAARSRESRRSPRCLEFFDAGALAIAADSAGLPWTESALALVYLEDDAGRDGDVDEVLAAWLRVAEANDALSGDIRVYEGAQALREARVMRHAVPATMNERGARFRHQGGRKISTDWAVHYRRLGEALAVSREAIERHGAPSPVTYGHAGNGHPHQNFIAEDGEALNRIQAAIEETLVCVVRMGGTVSAEHGLGKLKRRWLGLQLGARQIELMRAMKNVLDPSGMFSPGNVL from the coding sequence GTGACGCGGGACGCCGATGTTCTCTTCGCCCACTCGCGCGACGCGTCGGGAATCGAGCTCGTTCCCGAGGGAGTCGCGCGGGCCTCGAGCGTTGACGACGTCGTGGAAGTCGTGCGATTCGCCGCCGGCACGGGAACGGCGGTGACTCCGGCCGGCTCACAGACCAGCATGACCGCAGCTTCGATTACCGATCACGGGCTGATTCTGTCGCTTGCTGCGATGACGCGCATCGCGGACGTGGATGTCGAGCGCCGCGTCGCGCGTGTGGAGCCGGGCGTTCGAATCGGGGATCTCAACCGCACTCTTGCCGAACACGGCCTGATGTTCGCGCCCGACCCGACGAGCGAGGAAGACGCGACGATCGGTGGCGCGATCGCCTGCAATGCCTCTGGAGCGCGCAGCCTGCACTATGGTCCGACGCGCAATCACGTCAATGCGCTGAGTATCGTACACGCCGACGGCGAGGTCGCCTGCTACTCGCGATTCCGTCCGGAGAAGAACGCCGTCGGATATGCGGCCGCGCAGGATCCGGTGGACTGGTTCGTGGGCAGCGAGGGGACACTCGGAATTGTGGTGGAAGCGGAGCTTTCACTGGTCAGGATCCCCTTCACTCCTATCGGCTTGGCGATTCCGTTCCGCACGGAGACTGCGGCTCTCGACTTCGTCGTCGCCGCTCGCTCCCGGGAATCGAGGCGAAGTCCCCGCTGCCTGGAGTTCTTCGATGCCGGCGCGCTCGCGATCGCCGCAGATTCGGCCGGGCTTCCCTGGACGGAATCGGCTTTGGCGCTCGTCTATCTCGAAGACGACGCAGGCCGCGATGGCGATGTGGACGAGGTGCTCGCTGCGTGGCTCCGCGTCGCCGAAGCGAACGACGCGCTGTCAGGCGACATCCGCGTGTACGAGGGCGCGCAGGCGCTCCGCGAAGCGCGCGTCATGCGACATGCGGTTCCCGCAACGATGAACGAGCGTGGCGCGAGGTTCAGACATCAGGGCGGAAGGAAGATCTCCACCGACTGGGCCGTGCACTACCGCAGACTTGGCGAAGCGCTTGCCGTGTCGCGCGAGGCGATCGAGAGGCACGGCGCGCCGTCGCCCGTCACGTACGGGCACGCCGGCAACGGTCACCCGCATCAGAACTTCATCGCCGAAGACGGCGAAGCGCTGAACCGGATTCAAGCAGCGATCGAGGAGACTCTCGTCTGTGTGGTCCGAATGGGAGGAACTGTCTCAGCGGAGCACGGGCTGGGAAAACTCAAGCGAAGATGGCTCGGCCTTCAGCTCGGCGCGCGGCAGATCGAGTTGATGAGAGCGATGAAGAACGTCCTCGATCCATCGGGGATGTTTTCGCCGGGGAACGTACTATGA
- a CDS encoding TldD/PmbA family protein — MPTNRRDFVKASAAIAAVTGARAAFGQPITGFLPNPPSDAIVDDLALEALNAAQAAGASYADVRIGRYRRQSIATRERNVTGVNDSESYGIGVRALVQGSWGFASTSTMTKEGVGRVAQEAVRLAKAARAVQKRAVVLAPVAPVKGTWRTPITRDPIDVPIEEKVALLLASNEAALKVGKVRFVNSGLQLLREEKTLATTDGTLVTQTYVRVGPSFSATAIGDGDFQSYTEELAPRGSGWEYIESLNMPGNAERWASLAAEKLSAKSVEVGRYDLILDPTNLWLTIHESIGHPTELDRAMGYEANYAGTSFVAPPEKYIGKFRYGRDFMNIQGDRMQEGSLSRTAWDDEGVPADKWLIVKKGIFNDYQTTREQAAWISPLTGVKKSHGCSFADSWSSVQFQRMPNVSLLPGDKDIGLDDIVAATDRGILVKNRGSWSIDHQRFNFQFSGQVFYEVKNGKIAGMLKDVAYQSRTPDFWNSMDMIGGPKSYWLGGSFGDGKGEPGQSNSVSHGCVPARFLQVNIVNTGRSA; from the coding sequence ATGCCCACGAATCGTCGCGATTTCGTCAAAGCCTCCGCGGCAATCGCCGCAGTCACCGGCGCACGGGCCGCCTTCGGACAGCCGATCACGGGCTTTCTGCCCAATCCACCATCCGACGCGATCGTGGATGATCTCGCGCTCGAAGCGCTCAACGCGGCTCAGGCCGCGGGCGCATCGTATGCCGACGTGCGAATCGGCCGCTATCGCCGGCAGTCCATCGCGACCCGCGAGCGCAACGTCACCGGCGTCAACGACAGCGAATCATATGGTATAGGCGTCCGCGCGCTCGTTCAGGGCTCGTGGGGATTTGCCTCGACCAGCACGATGACGAAGGAGGGAGTGGGCCGCGTCGCGCAGGAAGCGGTCCGACTTGCCAAAGCAGCGCGCGCGGTTCAAAAACGCGCCGTGGTGCTCGCGCCGGTCGCGCCCGTCAAAGGCACGTGGCGCACGCCAATCACTCGCGACCCGATTGACGTTCCGATCGAGGAGAAAGTGGCATTGCTCCTGGCGTCGAACGAGGCCGCGCTGAAGGTCGGCAAGGTGCGGTTCGTCAATTCCGGATTGCAGCTGCTTCGCGAGGAGAAGACGCTCGCAACCACCGACGGGACTCTCGTCACGCAGACGTACGTTCGAGTCGGGCCTTCGTTCTCCGCGACGGCGATCGGGGACGGTGATTTTCAGTCGTACACCGAGGAGCTCGCTCCGCGCGGCTCGGGATGGGAGTACATCGAGTCGCTCAACATGCCCGGCAATGCCGAGAGATGGGCATCGCTCGCCGCCGAAAAGCTGTCGGCAAAGTCGGTCGAAGTAGGCCGCTACGATCTGATCCTGGATCCCACCAATCTCTGGCTCACCATTCACGAGTCCATCGGCCATCCGACGGAGCTGGACCGCGCGATGGGCTACGAAGCCAACTACGCCGGCACGTCGTTCGTCGCTCCGCCTGAGAAATACATCGGCAAGTTCCGCTACGGCCGCGACTTCATGAACATCCAGGGCGACCGCATGCAGGAAGGATCGCTCTCGCGCACGGCGTGGGATGACGAAGGAGTGCCCGCCGACAAGTGGCTGATCGTCAAGAAGGGAATCTTCAACGACTACCAGACGACGCGCGAGCAGGCGGCGTGGATATCGCCGCTCACCGGCGTGAAGAAGTCGCACGGCTGCTCGTTCGCCGATTCGTGGTCGAGCGTGCAGTTCCAGCGCATGCCAAACGTATCGCTGCTTCCGGGCGACAAGGACATCGGACTCGACGACATCGTCGCCGCGACGGATCGCGGCATCCTCGTCAAGAACCGCGGCTCGTGGTCAATTGATCACCAGCGGTTCAACTTCCAGTTCTCCGGGCAGGTGTTCTACGAGGTGAAGAACGGCAAGATCGCCGGCATGCTCAAGGACGTCGCGTATCAGAGCCGCACCCCTGACTTCTGGAACAGCATGGACATGATCGGCGGGCCGAAGAGCTACTGGCTTGGCGGATCCTTCGGCGACGGAAAGGGCGAGCCGGGACAATCCAACTCCGTCAGTCACGGCTGCGTCCCCGCGCGGTTCCTTCAGGTCAACATCGTCAACACAGGGAGAAGCGCGTGA